A section of the Drosophila subobscura isolate 14011-0131.10 chromosome A, UCBerk_Dsub_1.0, whole genome shotgun sequence genome encodes:
- the LOC117898706 gene encoding uncharacterized protein LOC117898706, producing the protein MATPKGRDRDTEYMAASTGITNVAVGVGVRRPTARATAGIQRRRVVKKHIQQKYMLCGFAIHAFLATPAYLYGNVVESDKDLVLRIWPAIVYQATGELCRSIMEHLDTEYGGRSRETTQYRRVFLLATLIACLSLMVSGILFSSAWIVVTTTTQAVAIVFYGCFAGIGSSLYLWKTHVILEAVRPREDKYVRKTIHLCGEAFCQLFLSFVFTSLRTLYGTAQSIVLMSALLVNLIPLSLIITKHREDAFTTKRISVIKAETGFAALPLRAALAANLVADQMDGLEMLSWRNPATEMVATPGAAVVAAAVVDTHSNYMLATDEAYVTYVNPNGVEIMEIIPEEDETVSMMRSSNATIDNYGMSVSQMSHKSLSNGRLHPQNTPLNPGTATGNSSPLQPTNHANLHRIRRMSRAVTSHLWWNLLDKIAMPLQQALLVPQLYATTLLLSADIFSYVMCLTVLPGLAVTHHALKNAEIPFLFSLLAFPWMCFSLMTPRFGTSLYKHKLQWHTMGSICKCLALIFISFSTSKLLLSVSAVLLGFGQVVTAFLQELVFQMGMTRANWTAIRRPVHFTNGLLILVWGALAHYVVVRYSFQATVGLAGALYGATTLLWNFLFFCCQGSD; encoded by the exons ATGGCAACACCCAAAGGGAGGGACAGAGATACGGAGTACATGGCAGCGTCTACAGGAATTACAAATGTGgcagtgggcgtgggcgtgcgCCGACCCACTGCCCGGGCCACCGCTGGCATACAGCGACGGCGTGTGGTCAAGAAGCATATTCAACAGAAGTACATGCTCTGCGGCTTTGCCATACAC GCCTTTCTGGCAACGCCCGCCTACCTGTACGGCAACGTTGTGGAGTCGGACAAGGATCTGGTGCTGCGCATATGGCCAGCCATTGTCTACCAGGCCACGGGTGAGCTGTGCCGCTCTATTATGGAGCATCTGGACACAGAGTATGGAGGTCGATCGAGGGAGACGACACAGTACCGGCGCGTCTTCTTGCTGGCCACGCTCATTGCCTGCCTGTCGCTGATGGTCAGCGGTATTTTGTTCTCCTCGGCCTGGATAGTGGTCACCACCACCACGCAGGCGGTGGCCATTGTCTTCTATGGCTGCTTTGCAGGCATCGGCTCCAGCCTGTATCTGTGGAAGACGCATGTCATACTGGAGGCGGTGCGTCCCCGGGAGGACAAATATGTGCGCAAAACGATCCACCTGTGCGGCGAGGCCTTCTGCcagctcttcctctcttttgtCTTCACCAGCCTGCGCACACTCTACGGCACCGCCCAGTCCATTGTCCTGATGTCCGCACTGCTGGTGAACCTCATCCCCCTCAGCCTGATCATCACCAAGCATCGGGAGGATGCCTTCACCACCAAGCGCATATCGGTGATCAAAGCGGAGACGGGCTTTGCCGCCCTCCCACTTCGAGCGGCGCTTGCAGCCAATTTGGTTGCAGATCAGATGGACGGCCTGGAGATGCTCTCGTGGCGCAATCCCGCGACCGAGATGGTGGCCACGCCTGGTGCAGCTGTGGTGGCAGCCGCCGTTgtggacacacacagcaactaCATGCTGGCCACAGATGAGGCGTATGTGACTTATGTGAATCCCAATGGCGTGGAGATCATGGAGATCATACCCGAGGAGGATGAGACTGTGTCCATGATGCGTTCCAGCAATGCCACTATCGATAACTATGGCATGTCCGTGTCCCAGATGTCACACAAGTCCCTTTCCAATGGCCGCCTTCATCCGCAGAACACGCCGCTCAATCCAGGCACGGCCACAGGCAACTCCTCCCCGCTGCAACCCACCAATCATGCCAATCTG CATCGCATACGTCGCATGTCGCGGGCAGTGACCTCGCACCTGTGGTGGAATCTGCTGGACAAGATTGCcatgccgctgcagcaggcgctgctCGTGCCGCAGCTGTATGCCAccacgctgctgctctcggCGGACATCTTCAGCTATGTGATGTGCCTCACAGTGCTGCCAGGACTGGCGGTCACGCACCATGCCCTCAAGAATGCTGAGAttccgtttctgttctcgCTTCTGGCCTTCCCCTGGATGTGCTTCTCGCTGATGACGCCGCGCTTCGGGACGAGCCTCTACAAGCACAAGCTCCAGTGGCACACCATGGGCAGTATATGCAAGTGCCTGGCCCTGATCT TCATTAGCTTCTCCACGTCCAAGCTCCTGCTGAGCGTCTCCGCTGTGCTGCTGGGCTTTGGCCAGGTGGTCACCGCCTTTCTGCAGGAGCTCGTCTTCCAGATGGGCATGACGCGGGCCAATTGGACGGCCATACGGCGGCCAGTGCACTTCACCAACGGCCTGCTGATCCTCGTGTGGGGCGCCCTGGCCCACTATGTGGTCGTGCGGTACTCGTTCCAGGCCACAGTGGGCCTTGCCGGGGCCCTCTACGGAGCGACAACGCTGCTCTGGAATTttctcttcttctgctgccagGGCAGCGACTAG
- the LOC117898790 gene encoding salivary glue protein Sgs-3 isoform X1 — MLKLPMLLGTTVVVALILVSASASEVPSLCRQSGYFALVDNTPEFYTCRASPAGGFSLQFLRCSSGAVFSSKAGQCTEVTDLSRLAREDGNIENPTIPPDNLDDSTSTSVKPVEVTTEAPIPTKEAAGETSEDPEEATTDEPSTDEPSTDEPTTDEPSTDEPSTDEPSTDEPSTDEPSSDGPSTDDPSTDEPSSDTTEEPADKTTDDASTDDPTTDDPSTDDSTTDDGTGTTSTDDGTSATEVLNCPSTGFFPKDDNCNEFVLCYDDGSDLHSSVFKCPGDMQFDPKTSFCSLEFDCASV; from the coding sequence ATGTTGAAACTTCCCATGCTCCTGGGCACTACCGTGGTGGTGGCCCTCATCCTGGTGTCCGCCAGCGCCTCGGAGGTTCCCTCCCTGTGCCGTCAGAGCGGCTACTTCGCCCTTGTGGATAACACGCCCGAGTTCTACACGTGTCGTGCCTCTCCTGCCGGCGGTTTCTCCCTGCAATTCCTGCGCTGTTCTTCGGGTGCCGTCTTCAGCTCCAAGGCTGGCCAATGCACAGAAGTGACAGACCTGTCGAGGCTGGCACGCGAGGATGGCAACATCGAGAACCCAACGATTCCACCCGACAATTTGGATGATAGCACCAGCACGTCGGTAAAGCCGGTTGAGGTAACCACCGAAGCGCCCATTCCCACCAAGGAAGCCGCAGGAGAGACCTCGGAGGATCCGGAAGAGGCTACCACCGATGAGCCCTCTACCGACGAGCCCTCTACCGATGAGCCCACAACCGATGAGCCCTCAACCGATGAACCCTCTACCGATGAGCCCTCTACCGATGAACCCTCAACCGATGAACCATCTTCCGATGGCCCTTCAACTGATGACCCCTCCACCGACGAGCCATCTTCAGATACCACAGAGGAGCCGGCTGATAAGACCACCGATGATGCTTCCACCGATGATCCAACCACCGATGATCCTTCCACCGATGATTCAACCACCGATGACGGTACTGGAACAACCTCCACCGACGATGGCACTTCGGCCACCGAGGTGCTCAATTGTCCCAGCACAGGCTTCTTTCCCAAGGATGACAACTGCAATGAGTTCGTCCTTTGCTACGACGATGGCAGCGATCTGCACTCGTCCGTCTTCAAGTGCCCCGGCGATATGCAGTTCGATCCTAAGACTTCCTTCTGCAGCCTCGAATTCGACTGCGCGTCTGTctaa
- the LOC117898790 gene encoding salivary glue protein Sgs-3 isoform X4: MLKLPMLLGTTVVVALILVSASASEVPSLCRQSGYFALVDNTPEFYTCRASPAGGFSLQFLRCSSGAVFSSKAGQCTEVTDLSRLAREDGNIENPTIPPDNLDDSTSTSVKPVEVTTEAPIPTKEAAGETSEDPEEATTDEPSTDEPSTDEPTTDEPSTDEPSTDEPSTDEPSTDEPSSDGPSTDDPSTDDSTTDDGTGTTSTDDGTSATEVLNCPSTGFFPKDDNCNEFVLCYDDGSDLHSSVFKCPGDMQFDPKTSFCSLEFDCASV; this comes from the exons ATGTTGAAACTTCCCATGCTCCTGGGCACTACCGTGGTGGTGGCCCTCATCCTGGTGTCCGCCAGCGCCTCGGAGGTTCCCTCCCTGTGCCGTCAGAGCGGCTACTTCGCCCTTGTGGATAACACGCCCGAGTTCTACACGTGTCGTGCCTCTCCTGCCGGCGGTTTCTCCCTGCAATTCCTGCGCTGTTCTTCGGGTGCCGTCTTCAGCTCCAAGGCTGGCCAATGCACAGAAGTGACAGACCTGTCGAGGCTGGCACGCGAGGATGGCAACATCGAGAACCCAACGATTCCACCCGACAATTTGGATGATAGCACCAGCACGTCGGTAAAGCCGGTTGAGGTAACCACCGAAGCGCCCATTCCCACCAAGGAAGCCGCAGGAGAGACCTCGGAGGATCCGGAAGAGGCTACCACCGATGAGCCCTCTACCGACGAGCCCTCTACCGATGAGCCCACAACCGATGAGCCCTCAACCGATGAACCCTCTACCGATGAGCCCTCTACCGATGAACCCTCAACCGATGAACCATCTTCCGATGGCCCTTCAACT GATGATCCTTCCACCGATGATTCAACCACCGATGACGGTACTGGAACAACCTCCACCGACGATGGCACTTCGGCCACCGAGGTGCTCAATTGTCCCAGCACAGGCTTCTTTCCCAAGGATGACAACTGCAATGAGTTCGTCCTTTGCTACGACGATGGCAGCGATCTGCACTCGTCCGTCTTCAAGTGCCCCGGCGATATGCAGTTCGATCCTAAGACTTCCTTCTGCAGCCTCGAATTCGACTGCGCGTCTGTctaa
- the LOC117898790 gene encoding salivary glue protein Sgs-3 isoform X3, which translates to MLKLPMLLGTTVVVALILVSASASEVPSLCRQSGYFALVDNTPEFYTCRASPAGGFSLQFLRCSSGAVFSSKAGQCTEVTDLSRLAREDGNIENPTIPPDNLDDSTSTSVKPVEVTTEAPIPTKEAAGETSEEPTTDEPSTDEPSTDEPSTDEPSTDEPSSDGPSTDDPSTDEPSSDTTEEPADKTTDDASTDDPTTDDPSTDDSTTDDGTGTTSTDDGTSATEVLNCPSTGFFPKDDNCNEFVLCYDDGSDLHSSVFKCPGDMQFDPKTSFCSLEFDCASV; encoded by the exons ATGTTGAAACTTCCCATGCTCCTGGGCACTACCGTGGTGGTGGCCCTCATCCTGGTGTCCGCCAGCGCCTCGGAGGTTCCCTCCCTGTGCCGTCAGAGCGGCTACTTCGCCCTTGTGGATAACACGCCCGAGTTCTACACGTGTCGTGCCTCTCCTGCCGGCGGTTTCTCCCTGCAATTCCTGCGCTGTTCTTCGGGTGCCGTCTTCAGCTCCAAGGCTGGCCAATGCACAGAAGTGACAGACCTGTCGAGGCTGGCACGCGAGGATGGCAACATCGAGAACCCAACGATTCCACCCGACAATTTGGATGATAGCACCAGCACGTCGGTAAAGCCGGTTGAGGTAACCACCGAAGCGCCCATTCCCACCAAGGAAGCCGCAGGAGAGACCTCGGAG GAGCCCACAACCGATGAGCCCTCAACCGATGAACCCTCTACCGATGAGCCCTCTACCGATGAACCCTCAACCGATGAACCATCTTCCGATGGCCCTTCAACTGATGACCCCTCCACCGACGAGCCATCTTCAGATACCACAGAGGAGCCGGCTGATAAGACCACCGATGATGCTTCCACCGATGATCCAACCACCGATGATCCTTCCACCGATGATTCAACCACCGATGACGGTACTGGAACAACCTCCACCGACGATGGCACTTCGGCCACCGAGGTGCTCAATTGTCCCAGCACAGGCTTCTTTCCCAAGGATGACAACTGCAATGAGTTCGTCCTTTGCTACGACGATGGCAGCGATCTGCACTCGTCCGTCTTCAAGTGCCCCGGCGATATGCAGTTCGATCCTAAGACTTCCTTCTGCAGCCTCGAATTCGACTGCGCGTCTGTctaa
- the LOC117898790 gene encoding cell wall protein IFF6 isoform X2: MLKLPMLLGTTVVVALILVSASASEVPSLCRQSGYFALVDNTPEFYTCRASPAGGFSLQFLRCSSGAVFSSKAGQCTEVTDLSRLAREDGNIENPTIPPDNLDDSTSTSVKPVEVTTEAPIPTKEAAGETSEEPSTDEPTTDEPSTDEPSTDEPSTDEPSTDEPSSDGPSTDDPSTDEPSSDTTEEPADKTTDDASTDDPTTDDPSTDDSTTDDGTGTTSTDDGTSATEVLNCPSTGFFPKDDNCNEFVLCYDDGSDLHSSVFKCPGDMQFDPKTSFCSLEFDCASV; the protein is encoded by the exons ATGTTGAAACTTCCCATGCTCCTGGGCACTACCGTGGTGGTGGCCCTCATCCTGGTGTCCGCCAGCGCCTCGGAGGTTCCCTCCCTGTGCCGTCAGAGCGGCTACTTCGCCCTTGTGGATAACACGCCCGAGTTCTACACGTGTCGTGCCTCTCCTGCCGGCGGTTTCTCCCTGCAATTCCTGCGCTGTTCTTCGGGTGCCGTCTTCAGCTCCAAGGCTGGCCAATGCACAGAAGTGACAGACCTGTCGAGGCTGGCACGCGAGGATGGCAACATCGAGAACCCAACGATTCCACCCGACAATTTGGATGATAGCACCAGCACGTCGGTAAAGCCGGTTGAGGTAACCACCGAAGCGCCCATTCCCACCAAGGAAGCCGCAGGAGAGACCTCGGAG GAGCCCTCTACCGATGAGCCCACAACCGATGAGCCCTCAACCGATGAACCCTCTACCGATGAGCCCTCTACCGATGAACCCTCAACCGATGAACCATCTTCCGATGGCCCTTCAACTGATGACCCCTCCACCGACGAGCCATCTTCAGATACCACAGAGGAGCCGGCTGATAAGACCACCGATGATGCTTCCACCGATGATCCAACCACCGATGATCCTTCCACCGATGATTCAACCACCGATGACGGTACTGGAACAACCTCCACCGACGATGGCACTTCGGCCACCGAGGTGCTCAATTGTCCCAGCACAGGCTTCTTTCCCAAGGATGACAACTGCAATGAGTTCGTCCTTTGCTACGACGATGGCAGCGATCTGCACTCGTCCGTCTTCAAGTGCCCCGGCGATATGCAGTTCGATCCTAAGACTTCCTTCTGCAGCCTCGAATTCGACTGCGCGTCTGTctaa
- the LOC117898727 gene encoding mucin-5AC, whose protein sequence is MKTTTRTTFTVRRTMTGKFSMATSILLLCAALLLTKSCGILALSGDGNNQLVQAEPWNEALTTTTTEGSGWETTTPLPTEETTQAPIEVESTTPEQEGTTPEAETTTGAEQETSAPAEETTTGAPLQPESTTGASLEPETTTGAPLVPESTTGAPLQPESTTGAPLQPESTTGAPLQPESTTGAPLQPESTTGAPLQPESTTSQASNQPESTTSQAGAGGEPTATTTLTPAPTPPVFECQSAGLFPHIGGDCRRYHNCLWNPLLRLLQEQERVCPPLTAFSPQLGRCVRDVSVCKDDEFECLAVGRYAGHDDTYYYSCMASLQGGLHKFIVRCSSGQRFEPLIRGCWRYDWTQIVPGQESLELSDLAAIKRELKLYKAEEKLRLKALKEQEKQARKQQKLEEQAAKKAAKELAKQQAKAEKEAAKAAKEQAKADKEASKGQSNESNESDE, encoded by the exons ATGAAAACGACAACCAGAACCACATTCACAGTGCGTAGAACGATGACCGGAAAATTCTCGATGGCCACctccattctgctgctgtgcgccGCCCTG CTTCTGACAAAGTCCTGCGGCATCCTGGCACTCAGCGGCGATGGCAACAATCAGCTGGTCCAGGCCGAGCCCTGGAACGAAGCCTTGACCACGACCACAACCGAGGGCAGCGGCTGGGAGACAACCACCCCCCTCCCGACGGAGGAGACCACACAGGCACCCATCGAGGTGGAATCCACAACACCTGAACAGGAGGGAACCACGCCAGAGGCGGAGACAACCACCGGAGCTGAGCAGGAGACATCCGCACCAGCTGAAGAAACCACCACAGGAGCACCCCTACAACCAGAGAGCACCACAGGAGCTTCTCTAGAGCCAGAGACCACCACAGGAGCTCCTCTAGTGCCAGAGAGCACCACCGGAGCACCCCTTCAGCCAGAGAGCACCACCGGAGCACCCCTTCAGCCAGAGAGCACCACCGGAGCACCCCTTCAGCCAGAGAGCACCACCGGAGCACCCCTTCAGCCGGAGAGCACCACCGGAGCTCCCCTTCAGCCGGAGAGCACCACCTCGCAGGCTTCCAACCAGCCCGAAAGCACCACCTCGCAGGCTGGTGCCGGCGGAGAGCCAACGGCAACCACCACTTTGACTCCTGCGCCCACGCCGCCCGTCTTCGAGTGCCAGTCGGCAGGACTCTTTCCGCATATCGGCGGCGACTGCAGGCGTTACCACAACTGCCTATGGAACCCGTTGCTACGCCTGCTGCAAGAGCAGGAGAGGGTGTGCCCCCCGCTGACGGCCTTCTCGCCCCAGCTGGGCCGCTGTGTGCGCGATGTGTCCGTGTGCAAGGACGACGAGTTTGAGTGTCTGGCTGTGGGACGCTACGCTGGTCACGACGACACCTACTACTACAGCTGCATGGCCAGCCTGCAGGGCGGACTCCACAAGTTCATTGTGCGCTGCTCCAGTGGCCAGAGATTCGAGCCATTGATTAGGGGCTGCTGGCGGTACGACTGGACCCAGATTGTGCCCGGACAGGAATCGCTGGAGTTGAGCGATTTGGCGGCCATCAAGCGGGAGCTGAAGCTGTACAAGGCGGAGGAAAAGCTGCGTCTGAAGGCCctcaaggagcaggagaagcaggcCCGCAAACAGCAGAAGCTCGAGGAGCAGGCGGCCAAGAAGGCAgccaaggagctggccaagcagcaggccAAGGCCGAAAAGGAGGCGGCCAAGGCAGCCAAGGAGCAGGCCAAGGCCGATAAGGAGGCCAGCAAGGGTCAGTCCAACGAGAGCAACGAATCCGACGAGTAG